Proteins from one Xenopus tropicalis strain Nigerian chromosome 1, UCB_Xtro_10.0, whole genome shotgun sequence genomic window:
- the pdgfra gene encoding platelet-derived growth factor receptor alpha isoform X1, whose translation MMPTTRASLVLGCLLIIGPWVILAQNPLPSIFPEKDELVQRLHSSFSLTCTGESELSWQHPHSESELGNVVIGSEENNSGLFVSVLEVTNASASNTGLYTCYYNHTQTEDSEIEGTDIYIYVPDTNVPFVPPGLFDHIIVVEEDESAFIPCRTTDPSSQVTLKSIENSKTVSAFYDSKQGFVGNFQPGSYICETVSNKMVYQTDLYILQTWKATHNISVEMEAPQTVFRTGETITISCIVLENEVVELKWYYPGQQRGVGKRNVEESRVPSQRLVYTLTIANATADDSGEYQCAVLHATLDNKVIKKTNITVHEKGFINLEPMFGSEEYANLHEVKSFIVDLHAYPCPRVFWLKDNRTLSENLTEITTSTVTTKETRFQSKLKLIRAKEEDSGLYTLVAQNDAETKSYSFILQIKVPALILELVDEHHGTSGEQTVGCLAKGMPVPDVEWLVCKDIKRCNNDTLWSLLAINGSEISMETHQDYENTIESQVTFKKVEETMAIRCIARNDLGVVARELKLVAPTLRSELTVAAAVLVLLVIVIISLIVLVIIWKQKPRYEIRWRVIESISPDGHEYIYVDPMQLPYDSRWEFQRDGLVLGRILGSGAFGKVVEGTAYGLSRSQPVMKVAVKMLKPTARSSEKQALMSELKIMTHLGAHLNIVNLLGACTKSGPIYIITEYCFYGDLVNYLHKNRDNFQSRHPEKSKKDLDIFGLNPADESTRSYVILSFENNGDYMDMKQADTMQYVPMLEMKEPSKYSDIQRSLYDRPASYKKKPLSEVKNILSDDGFDGFDGLTVLDLLSFTYQVARGMEFLASKNCVHRDLAARNVLLAHGKIVKICDFGLARDIMHDSNYVSKGSTFLPVKWMAPESIFDNLYTTLSDVWSFGILLWEIFSLGGTPYPGMIVDSTFYNKIKSGYRMAKPDHATHEVYDIMVKCWNSEPEKRPSFRHLSDIVESLLPMEYKRCYETVLHDFLKSDHPAVTRMRSDSDNSYIGVTYKNENKMKDRESGFDEQRLSADSGYIIPLPDIDPVSEDESSKRNRHSSQTSEESAIETGSSSSTFIKREDETIEDIEMMDDIGIDSSDLVEDSFL comes from the exons ATGATGCCTACCACGAGGGCATCCCTTGTTTTGGGGTGTCTCCTGATTATAG GTCCGTGGGTCATTCTTGCTCAAAATCCCCTGCCCTCAATATTTCCTGAAAAGGATGAGTTGGTTCAGAGGTTGCACTCCTCCTTTTCACTAACGTGCACTGGTGAGAGTGAACTGAGCTGGCAGCACCCCCATTCCGAATCTGAACTGGGGAATGTAGTCATTGGAAGCGAAGAAAACAACAGCGGCCTCTTTGTGTCTGTTCTGGAAGTGACCAACGCTTCCGCCTCCAATACGGGCCTCTACACCTGCTACTACAATCACACCCAGACTGAGGACAGTGAGATTGAAGGCACTGATATCTACATCTATGTCCCAG ACACCAATGTCCCTTTTGTTCCCCCCGGGTTGTTTGACCATATCATTGTGGTTGAGGAAGATGAATCTGCTTTCATACCTTGTCGCACTACCGACCCTTCCAGCCAAGTGACCCTAAAAAGTATCGAAAATTCTAAGACTGTCAGTGCCTTTTATGACAGCAAGCAAGGATTTGTTGGAAACTTCCAACCAGGATCATATATCTGTGAAACCGTCTCTAACAAAATGGTCTACCAGACAGACCTTTACATTCTACAGACATGGAAAG CAACGCACAACATTTCCGTTGAGATGGAAGCCCCCCAAACTGTATTTCGAACTGGGGAAACCATTACCATTTCCTGCATTGTGCTGGAGAATGAGGTGGTAGAATTGAAGTGGTACTACCCTGGACAACAG AGAGGCGTTGGCAAAAGAAATGTTGAAGAAAGCAGGGTTCCATCTCAGAGACTGGTGTACACCTTAACCATTGCAAATGCCACTGCGGATGACTCAGGAGAGTACCAGTGTGCCGTTCTACATGCAACACTAGATAACAAGGTCATCAAGAAGACAAATATAACAGTTCATG AAAAGGGATTCATCAATCTGGAGCCCATGTTTGGATCTGAGGAATATGCCAACCTCCATGAAGTGAAGAGCTTTATAGTAGACTTGCATGCCTATCCCTGCCCTAGGGTCTTCTGGTTGAAGGACAACCGGACACTGAGTGAAAATCTGACAGAGATCACGACTAGCACTGTTACAACTAAAGAAACCAG GTTTCAGAGTAAACTTAAACTGATCCGGGCCAAAGAAGAAGACAGCGGACTGTACACTCTTGTGGCACAAAATGACGCAGAAACTAAAAGCTACTCGTTTattttgcagataaaag TACCCGCTTTGATATTGGAACTGGTTGATGAACATCATGGGACATCTGGTGAACAGACTGTTGGGTGCTTAGCCAAAGGGATGCCGGTCCCTGATGTGGAATGGTTGGTCTGCAAAGACATCAAAAG ATGCAACAATGACACCTTGTGGTCCCTTCTGGCAATAAATGGGTCAGAAATCAGTATGGAGACCCATCAAGATTATGAGAACACAATAGAAAGCCAGGTGACCTTTAAGAAAGTTGAGGAAACAATGGCAATCCGATGTATCGCAAGAAACGACCTCGGTGTGGTGGCCAGGGAACTAAAGCTGGTTGCACCCA CCCTACGTTCTGAACTAACTGTGGCAGCCGCCGTCCTTGTCCTTCTGGTGATTGTCATCATATCTCTCATTGTACTGGTCATCATATGGAAACAG AAACCAAGGTATGAAATAAGATGGCGAGTGATCGAGTCCATCAGCCCAGATGGCCATGAATATATCTATGTGGACCCAATGCAGCTTCCTTATGACTCTCGGTGGGAGTTCCAAAGGGATGGACTTGTTCTTG GTCGCATCCTTGGCTCTGGGGCTTTTGGGAAAGTGGTTGAAGGCACAGCATATGGGTTAAGTCGTTCTCAGCCAGTTATGAAAGTTGCTGTAAAAATGTTGAAAC CTACTGCCCGGTCAAGCGAAAAGCAGGCACTGATGTCTGAACTGAAGATCATGACACACCTTGGCGCACATCTCAATATAGTCAATTTATTAGGAGCCTGTACTAAGTCAG GACCAATTTATATCATAACTGAATACTGCTTCTATGGTGACCTCGTGAATTACCTGCATAAGAACCGAGATAATTTTCAGAGCCGACACCCAGAGAAATCAAAGAAGGACTTGGACATCTTTGGGCTGAACCCAGCTGACGAGAGTACGAGAAG CTATGTTATCTTATCATTTGAAAACAACGGCGACTATATGGACATGAAACAAGCTGACACCATGCAGTATGTACCCATGCTGGAAATGAAAGAACCCTCCAAGTATTCAGATATCCAGAGATCCTTGTATGACCGGCCTGCGTCGTACAAGAAGAAGCCTTTGTCAG aagtgAAAAATATCTTGTCTGATGATGGATTCGATGGATTCGATGGTCTAACAGTACTGGACTTGCTCAGTTTCACATATCAAGTTGCAAGGGGCATGGAATTCTTAGCCTCTAAAAAT TGTGTACATCGGGATTTGGCAGCTCGGAATGTCCTATTAGCACATGGGAAAATTGTAAAAATCTGTGACTTTGGCCTAGCAAGAGACATCATGCACGACTCCAACTATGTATCCAAAGGCAGC ACTTTCCTTCCAGTAAAGTGGATGGCGCCCGAAAGCATCTTCGATAACCTGTACACAACTCTCAGCGATGTGTGGTCATTTGGAATCCTGCTGTGGGAAATATTTTCTCTTG GGGGCACACCGTATCCTGGCATGATTGTGGATTCAACCTTCTATAATAAGATAAAAAGTGGCTACAGAATGGCAAAACCTGACCATGCCACCCATGAAGT GTACGACATCATGGTAAAATGTTGGAACAGTGAACCAGAAAAAAGGCCATCATTTCGCCATCTGAGTGACATTGTGGAAAGTCTACTTCCTATGGAATACAAAAGG TGCTACGAGACAGTTCTTCACGATTTCCTTAAAAGTGACCACCCTGCAGTTACTCGCATGAGAAGTGACAGTGACAATTCCTACATTGGGGTGACGTATaagaatgaaaacaaaatgaaGGACAGAGAGAGTGGGTTTGATGAGCAAAGGCTGAGCGCTGACAGCGGTTACATTATTCCCCTTCCTGATATTGATCCCGTTTCAGAAGATGAGTCCAGCAAGAGGAACAGGCACAG TTCTCAAACATCAGAAGAAAGTGCAATCGAGACCGGGTCCAGCAGTTCCACTTTTATAAAGAGGGAGGACGAGACCATTGAAGACATTGAGATGATGGACGACATTGGGATCGATTCCTCGGATCTAGTGGAGGACAGTTTCCTGTAA